One region of Gloeocapsopsis sp. IPPAS B-1203 genomic DNA includes:
- a CDS encoding HlyD family efflux transporter periplasmic adaptor subunit: protein MTQLVSPQETRALPAKRTNLRLLIPLGLLIIGAVGIAMWYLSRPQSTALQLSGRIEGYPANVGAKVGGRVDAVALREGDEVRRGEVIVQLDDAEIQAQLQGANARLSAAQQQEQQARLQIAVAQSQIEEAQFNLQQSQGDARGRIAQAEANVATAQAQLSQTEAQLVEARSQLELARKERDRFQQLLQAGAITQQRFDQAQTTFQTAQATLQSREAAINAAQRQVNAAQGGLVQAQSASLNPNIRNTQLNALRRQLDVARSQLAAAQAEVKNAQASRQQIQAQIAYLNVVSPIDGVVLTRSVEPGEVVATGRTLLTVIDPNTVYLRGFIPGGQIGNVRVGQRANVFLDSAPDRPLSARVTAIDTQASFTPENIYFREDRVRQVFGVKLSIDNPQGFAKPGMPADGEIMTEG from the coding sequence ATGACGCAATTAGTCTCACCTCAAGAAACTCGGGCACTACCTGCAAAACGTACAAATCTGCGCTTATTAATTCCGTTGGGCTTGTTGATTATAGGTGCAGTAGGAATCGCAATGTGGTATTTGTCACGTCCTCAGTCTACTGCATTACAGTTAAGTGGTCGGATTGAAGGTTATCCTGCAAATGTTGGCGCTAAGGTAGGAGGACGTGTGGATGCAGTAGCTTTACGTGAAGGTGATGAGGTACGCAGAGGTGAGGTGATTGTGCAATTAGATGATGCAGAAATTCAAGCACAATTACAAGGAGCAAATGCTCGTTTGAGTGCAGCGCAGCAACAAGAACAACAAGCACGATTGCAAATTGCCGTTGCCCAAAGTCAAATTGAAGAAGCACAGTTTAACCTACAACAATCGCAGGGAGACGCTAGAGGACGAATTGCCCAAGCCGAAGCAAATGTAGCCACAGCACAAGCACAGTTAAGTCAGACAGAAGCTCAATTAGTCGAAGCGCGATCGCAACTAGAACTCGCCCGCAAAGAACGCGATCGCTTTCAACAATTACTACAAGCAGGCGCAATCACTCAACAACGATTCGATCAAGCACAAACAACATTTCAAACAGCCCAAGCAACACTTCAAAGTCGAGAAGCAGCAATCAACGCCGCGCAAAGACAAGTTAATGCAGCACAGGGTGGATTAGTTCAAGCCCAAAGTGCAAGTCTCAACCCGAATATTCGCAATACACAACTGAATGCTTTGCGCAGACAACTCGATGTCGCGAGATCGCAACTTGCAGCAGCCCAAGCCGAAGTCAAAAACGCCCAAGCTTCCCGCCAACAAATTCAAGCACAAATTGCCTATCTCAACGTTGTGAGTCCCATAGATGGAGTTGTATTAACTCGCAGTGTGGAACCTGGGGAAGTTGTAGCAACAGGTAGAACGTTACTGACAGTTATCGATCCCAATACTGTTTATTTACGCGGCTTCATCCCAGGAGGGCAAATTGGTAATGTGCGCGTTGGACAACGTGCTAATGTCTTTCTCGATTCTGCACCCGATCGCCCTTTATCTGCAAGAGTGACAGCAATTGATACACAAGCGTCGTTTACTCCAGAAAATATTTACTTCCGCGAAGATCGAGTGCGACAAGTTTTTGGTGTCAAACTTAGTATTGACAATCCGCAAGGATTTGCTAAACCAGGAATGCCAGCAGATGGAGAAATTATGACTGAGGGGTGA
- a CDS encoding TetR/AcrR family transcriptional regulator has protein sequence MANSPLQNTSNPALNYLNEVGVELVKHLESEPVGSSHSKREQILQGAMQVFLKQGYAKTSMDRVATTAGVSKQTIYSHFQDKERLFVALIERVTIRSFLCEFQNPFQGEPEIVLRRIAEKFLAKMDDQEYIAFFRLVIAESAHFPELAQLYTRTVVQFGFRNLSNYFATHPELNITDTEATARIFLGSLVAFVLAQEVLHGKYTMPMAKERLISSLINCILGEKI, from the coding sequence ATGGCTAATTCCCCACTACAAAACACTTCTAATCCAGCACTGAACTACTTGAACGAAGTTGGTGTGGAGTTAGTCAAACATCTTGAATCAGAACCTGTAGGAAGTTCTCATAGTAAGCGCGAACAGATTTTGCAAGGTGCAATGCAGGTTTTTCTCAAACAAGGGTATGCCAAAACCAGTATGGATCGCGTTGCAACTACAGCAGGTGTTTCTAAGCAGACAATTTATAGCCACTTTCAAGATAAAGAAAGGTTGTTTGTTGCATTAATTGAGCGCGTGACAATTCGTAGTTTCTTGTGTGAATTTCAAAATCCATTTCAAGGCGAACCTGAAATCGTATTGCGGAGAATTGCTGAAAAGTTTTTAGCAAAAATGGATGACCAAGAATATATTGCCTTTTTTCGGTTAGTGATTGCAGAATCTGCACACTTTCCAGAATTAGCACAACTTTATACCCGCACAGTCGTACAATTTGGATTCCGAAATCTCAGCAACTACTTTGCAACGCATCCAGAACTTAATATTACTGATACTGAAGCAACAGCCCGCATTTTTCTTGGTTCTTTAGTAGCATTTGTTTTAGCGCAGGAAGTTTTGCACGGTAAGTATACAATGCCAATGGCAAAAGAACGCTTGATTAGTAGTTTAATTAACTGTATTTTAGGTGAGAAAATATAA